Proteins from one Pontibacter korlensis genomic window:
- a CDS encoding IS3 family transposase (programmed frameshift): MEKAAEKKSKRTQRDYTLGFKLAVVAEVEQGDLTYKQAQKKYGIQGRSTVLVWLRKHGRLTWDFNPSAMPQTPNQRIKELEAQLAAAEKRAKEAELKAKLLDTIIDVAEGQMGIQIRKKPLAKPVEHLRQEGQISLSLACRLLGHSRQAYYQRQARVLEQKQIADQLVELAGQIRLQMPRLGTRKLYHLLKEQLEVGRDKLFAILRERGLLVRPRKSYHKTTDSKHWMKKHRNLVEGLKIERPEQVWVSDITYIPTREGHSYLSLVTDAYSKKIMGYHLSEDLRAEGPLQALRMAIEQKKYGYGLIHHSDRGLQYCSADYQQLLEKAQIKPSMTEQYDPYQNAVAERVNGILKDEFALARGFAHHLEAVAVIAESVDIYNRQRPHLSCHLLTPEQMHRQDKLEVKQWKKKTSNTNAWEVSN; encoded by the exons ATGGAAAAAGCAGCAGAGAAAAAAAGCAAGCGCACCCAGCGTGACTATACCTTGGGCTTTAAATTGGCCGTAGTGGCTGAGGTCGAGCAGGGCGATCTGACCTACAAACAAGCCCAGAAAAAGTACGGTATCCAGGGCAGAAGCACCGTTTTGGTTTGGCTTCGTAAGCACGGCAGATTAACTTGGGACTTCAATCCAAGCGCTATGCCCCAGACACCCAACCAACGCATCAAAGAACTAGAGGCCCAACTGGCCGCAGCTGAGAAAAGAGCCAAGGAAGCCGAGCTCAAGGCCAAATTGCTGGACACCATCATTGACGTGGCCGAGGGGCAGATGGGGATCCAGATCCGAAAAAAGCCACTGGCCAAGC CCGTCGAACACCTCCGCCAGGAAGGGCAAATAAGCCTTTCCCTGGCCTGTAGACTGCTTGGCCACAGCAGACAAGCCTACTATCAGCGGCAGGCAAGAGTTCTGGAACAAAAGCAGATCGCCGATCAGCTCGTGGAGCTGGCGGGCCAGATCCGCCTGCAGATGCCGCGCCTGGGCACCCGTAAGCTCTATCACCTGCTGAAAGAGCAGCTCGAGGTGGGACGAGACAAGCTCTTTGCAATTCTAAGAGAAAGGGGCCTGCTGGTGAGGCCCCGCAAGAGCTACCATAAAACGACTGATTCAAAGCACTGGATGAAAAAGCACAGGAACCTGGTGGAGGGGCTCAAAATAGAGCGCCCCGAGCAGGTGTGGGTCTCTGACATCACCTACATCCCCACCAGAGAAGGCCACAGCTACCTTTCGCTGGTCACTGATGCCTACTCCAAGAAGATCATGGGCTACCACCTCTCGGAGGACCTGCGGGCAGAGGGGCCTCTGCAGGCCCTGAGGATGGCCATCGAGCAGAAGAAGTACGGCTACGGGCTAATTCACCACTCCGACCGGGGGCTGCAGTACTGCTCTGCAGACTACCAGCAGCTGCTGGAGAAGGCGCAGATAAAACCGAGCATGACCGAGCAATACGACCCTTACCAGAATGCGGTGGCCGAGCGCGTGAACGGCATTTTGAAGGACGAGTTCGCCCTGGCGCGGGGCTTTGCCCACCACCTGGAGGCCGTGGCAGTGATCGCTGAGTCTGTGGACATCTATAACAGGCAGAGGCCCCACCTCTCGTGCCACCTGCTCACACCCGAGCAGATGCACCGGCAGGATAAATTAGAGGTAAAGCAGTGGAAAAAGAAAACCTCCAACACAAACGCATGGGAGGTCTCAAATTAA
- a CDS encoding outer membrane beta-barrel protein translates to MATNFSIPQLSEKISLQVDLLYVPNKFFALLEEKGDYGSTTTYETMFDLAYIKLPVQLRYTYPRGRLRPYLNAGLVVGHAIKDENQVSRYLSSEYKKDRPSTYPAIPGNGRSDGFRNFTEGLTAGAGLMCHPYQKGTLSLEARLELNNGMSHITGISSTVSTLYIMLGFGF, encoded by the coding sequence GTGGCTACCAATTTCTCTATTCCTCAACTCAGTGAGAAGATTTCCTTACAGGTTGACCTGCTCTATGTTCCCAACAAATTCTTCGCTTTGCTTGAAGAAAAAGGTGATTACGGAAGCACCACTACCTATGAGACTATGTTCGACCTAGCTTACATCAAGCTACCTGTGCAGCTTCGCTATACCTATCCACGCGGGCGGCTGCGTCCTTACCTAAATGCAGGCCTAGTGGTTGGACATGCTATCAAGGATGAAAATCAGGTATCAAGGTATTTAAGCTCTGAGTACAAAAAAGATAGGCCTAGCACTTATCCTGCCATACCGGGTAATGGCAGGTCCGATGGGTTCAGGAATTTCACTGAGGGCTTGACGGCAGGAGCCGGCTTGATGTGTCATCCTTACCAAAAAGGAACGCTCTCCCTAGAGGCTCGCCTCGAGCTAAACAATGGTATGTCACACATAACAGGAATTAGCTCTACGGTAAGCACGCTATACATCATGCTGGGCTTTGGCTTCTGA
- the purE gene encoding 5-(carboxyamino)imidazole ribonucleotide mutase → MAEEVKNTQPQVGIIMGSQSDLRVMEAAAEILETLGVPYELTIVSAHRTPHRMFEYAENARKRGLKVIIAGAGGAAHLPGMVASITTLPVIGVPVKSSNSIDGWDSVLSILQMPGGIPVATVALDGALNAGILAAEIIGTNNAAVADKLEKYKNSLKDKVMRSVEELKRGDRDLD, encoded by the coding sequence ATGGCCGAAGAAGTAAAAAATACACAGCCGCAGGTTGGCATTATTATGGGCAGCCAGTCCGATCTAAGGGTAATGGAAGCAGCTGCCGAAATTCTGGAAACGCTGGGCGTACCTTACGAGCTGACCATTGTGTCAGCGCATCGTACGCCGCACCGCATGTTCGAGTACGCAGAGAATGCCCGTAAGCGTGGCCTGAAGGTGATTATTGCCGGAGCAGGTGGCGCAGCACACTTACCAGGTATGGTAGCCTCTATTACTACACTGCCGGTTATTGGTGTTCCTGTAAAATCATCTAACTCTATTGATGGCTGGGACTCTGTACTGTCTATACTTCAGATGCCGGGAGGTATACCTGTAGCTACTGTTGCCTTGGATGGTGCCCTGAATGCTGGGATACTTGCCGCTGAGATCATTGGTACCAACAATGCTGCCGTGGCTGATAAGCTGGAGAAGTATAAAAACAGCCTGAAGGATAAGGTGATGCGCTCGGTGGAAGAGCTCAAGCGTGGAGACAGGGATCTGGACTAG
- a CDS encoding 5-(carboxyamino)imidazole ribonucleotide synthase — protein MKGEVKLGILGGGQLGRMLMQAGLDFNLYTLVLDPDENAPCKDICNEFYVGSFRDFDTVYEFGKNCDILTIEIEHVNADALEKLEQEGVKVYPDAKTVRTIQDKGLQKEFYQKHNIPTSDFILLKDKEELQQNTSFLPAFQKLRREGYDGRGVTRLASEADLSKAFEEPSVLEKLVDFEKEISVIVARNESGEVTAFPVVELSFHPEHNLVDSLFAPANVPYKLQRHAIEIATRVIEAFDMVGILAVEMFLTKDGQILVNEVAPRPHNSGHHTIKANYTSQYEQHLRAILNLPLGSTEIQSAAVMLNLLGEPGYDGEARYEGLQEALAVPGVYIHLYGKKYTRPARKMGHITVLGQNIEEAQQRAESVKNVIKVKA, from the coding sequence ATGAAAGGAGAAGTAAAGTTAGGCATACTTGGCGGTGGCCAGTTAGGCCGCATGCTGATGCAGGCCGGGCTAGATTTTAACCTCTATACCCTGGTGCTGGACCCTGACGAGAACGCACCTTGCAAGGACATCTGCAACGAATTTTACGTAGGCAGCTTCCGCGATTTTGATACAGTATATGAGTTCGGCAAGAACTGTGATATCCTCACCATCGAGATTGAGCACGTAAATGCCGATGCGTTGGAGAAGCTGGAGCAGGAGGGGGTGAAAGTATACCCTGATGCCAAAACCGTACGCACCATTCAGGACAAAGGTCTGCAGAAGGAGTTTTACCAGAAGCACAATATTCCAACCTCTGACTTTATACTTTTGAAAGATAAAGAGGAGCTGCAGCAGAACACTTCTTTCCTGCCGGCCTTCCAGAAACTGCGCCGTGAGGGCTATGATGGCCGTGGTGTTACCCGTCTGGCTAGCGAGGCAGACTTAAGCAAGGCCTTTGAGGAGCCGTCGGTGCTGGAGAAGCTGGTAGATTTTGAGAAGGAAATTTCTGTGATAGTAGCCCGCAACGAAAGTGGTGAAGTTACCGCATTTCCGGTAGTGGAACTGAGCTTCCACCCGGAGCATAACCTGGTAGATTCGCTTTTTGCTCCTGCCAACGTGCCTTACAAGCTGCAGCGCCACGCCATAGAGATTGCTACCCGTGTGATCGAGGCTTTTGACATGGTCGGTATCCTTGCCGTGGAAATGTTCCTGACCAAAGACGGGCAGATACTGGTAAATGAGGTGGCACCGCGTCCGCACAACAGCGGGCACCATACTATCAAGGCCAATTATACTTCGCAGTACGAGCAGCACCTGCGCGCTATACTTAACCTGCCGCTGGGCTCTACTGAAATCCAGAGTGCCGCTGTGATGCTGAACCTGCTTGGCGAGCCCGGCTATGACGGCGAGGCCAGGTATGAGGGGCTGCAGGAAGCATTGGCAGTACCAGGAGTTTACATTCACCTGTACGGTAAAAAATACACGCGCCCTGCCCGTAAAATGGGACACATCACTGTGCTGGGGCAAAACATAGAAGAGGCGCAGCAGCGTGCCGAGTCTGTTAAAAACGTTATCAAAGTAAAAGCATAA
- a CDS encoding MarC family NAAT transporter, translated as MEIILATLSALFSVVNPFGAMPVFLTLTQDDTPEQRNQQALKACLYMVGILAVFFLAGQYVLNFFGIRIHDLRIAGGLMIMRAGFELLTPGGSKKKISPDVVEEGQQKEDISFTPLAMPMLSGPGAIAVSIGLFTTSLSYLDMIMILIGIILLAALSYLILRFSHQLTRFMGKSGLAALSRIMGFIVLSIGVNFIVSALNALFFTER; from the coding sequence ATGGAAATTATACTTGCCACCCTTTCTGCCCTTTTTTCGGTAGTAAATCCTTTTGGAGCGATGCCTGTGTTCCTGACATTAACCCAGGATGACACACCAGAGCAGCGTAACCAGCAGGCCCTGAAGGCTTGCTTATATATGGTCGGGATTCTGGCGGTGTTCTTTCTGGCAGGGCAATATGTGCTTAACTTTTTCGGTATCCGCATCCATGACCTGCGAATTGCCGGCGGCCTTATGATCATGCGGGCTGGCTTTGAGTTGCTCACTCCCGGAGGTAGCAAAAAGAAGATTTCACCAGATGTGGTAGAGGAAGGGCAACAGAAAGAGGATATCTCCTTTACACCATTGGCTATGCCTATGCTCTCCGGGCCGGGCGCCATAGCGGTAAGTATAGGCTTGTTTACTACCTCCCTCTCTTACCTCGACATGATAATGATCCTGATCGGCATTATACTGCTGGCTGCCCTTTCTTACCTTATTCTGCGGTTTTCGCACCAGCTTACGCGTTTTATGGGTAAATCAGGCCTGGCAGCTCTCTCACGCATCATGGGTTTTATAGTACTCTCAATCGGAGTTAACTTTATTGTATCGGCGCTTAATGCCTTGTTCTTTACAGAGCGATAA
- a CDS encoding RDD family protein, with protein sequence MQLYQNEEKSPLTLEYASFWKRMAAIFVDAMLISFLMSITLPWLGINIAPEFTDIEGRLKVQGIAAFFGWLYYAGFESSSKQATLGKQIFGIFVTDTEGYRISFARATGRYFGKMLSGLILLIGYLMAAFTERRQALHDKLAGTLVLQHPGNSASEEKYP encoded by the coding sequence ATGCAACTTTACCAAAACGAAGAAAAGAGTCCGCTTACCCTCGAATATGCCAGCTTCTGGAAGCGCATGGCCGCCATTTTCGTCGACGCTATGCTTATTTCTTTTCTCATGAGCATTACCCTACCTTGGCTAGGAATTAATATTGCCCCTGAATTTACCGATATAGAAGGGCGGCTGAAAGTACAAGGTATAGCTGCTTTTTTTGGCTGGCTATACTATGCCGGCTTTGAGAGCTCTTCTAAACAGGCCACGCTGGGTAAGCAAATCTTCGGCATTTTTGTAACCGATACTGAAGGGTACCGCATTTCCTTCGCCCGTGCCACCGGCCGTTATTTTGGCAAGATGCTGTCTGGGCTTATCCTGCTCATTGGCTACCTGATGGCCGCCTTCACCGAACGCCGCCAGGCCCTGCACGATAAGCTGGCAGGAACATTGGTGTTGCAACATCCTGGCAATTCAGCTTCCGAAGAGAAATATCCCTAA
- a CDS encoding RDD family protein: MQTTYTQSRNKTELAELGTRLVAFLLDVLLLLTLIGVADFFTFSSDDSALLIKPERLLHLLLGLLYFAGTETCACQATLGKYLMHLRVTDHKGDRLTFKAAALRFFARPVSVVLFIFRVLVNMHNSTRRTFHDRITGSRVVQL, encoded by the coding sequence ATGCAGACTACCTATACCCAAAGTAGAAATAAAACCGAACTTGCAGAACTGGGCACCCGCCTGGTGGCTTTTTTATTAGATGTACTATTGCTGCTTACGCTAATAGGCGTTGCTGATTTCTTCACTTTCAGCAGTGATGACAGTGCACTTTTGATAAAGCCTGAGCGCTTGCTACACCTGCTGCTGGGCTTGCTTTACTTTGCCGGCACCGAGACCTGCGCCTGCCAGGCTACACTTGGCAAATACCTCATGCACCTGCGTGTTACAGATCATAAAGGAGATCGTTTAACTTTCAAAGCGGCCGCCTTGCGTTTTTTTGCCAGACCTGTGTCCGTGGTGCTCTTTATCTTTCGTGTACTGGTAAACATGCATAACAGCACCCGTCGCACCTTTCATGACCGAATAACCGGCTCAAGAGTAGTGCAGCTCTAG
- a CDS encoding DUF389 domain-containing protein: protein MRKLTVKVKEGEGREVREIAEKHDGKNLVVDQVEKGEVVTVYLNNKKVSEFIADLRKFEEAEITLVPRGVITMYPPQGDAPDQVTDVTYRSPLEIFLGGLQSVGSKVGLLTYAVAGGMLVWVGFYTNTSYLLVAAMLVSPFAGPAMNAALGAASGKGGLLKQSLLRYFMAIGAAILVTFILSFLIGQQHATPMMVNVSHISQVTILLPLAAGVAGGINLIQSERDSLVSGAAVGMLVAASLAPPTGLIGMALNFGNWQLIRSGAFLLLFQLVVIQFTAALVFRYLGKVTIKGARFADGKESVFRLSMLVSGLIIAGMLYWQFSRQPALQKASLNTQVTEVMRNELKKMKDIETIEASARFTRGTLSNLNPVICELYLYNRNEALSDEQVKEMVRDVLHKRIKAENWNADPMFDITILNYAGKDKE from the coding sequence ATGCGTAAACTAACTGTAAAGGTAAAAGAAGGAGAAGGACGAGAGGTAAGGGAAATAGCCGAGAAGCACGATGGCAAAAACCTGGTGGTGGATCAGGTGGAGAAAGGGGAAGTGGTAACAGTTTATCTCAACAATAAGAAGGTAAGCGAGTTTATAGCCGACCTGCGTAAGTTCGAAGAGGCAGAGATTACGCTGGTCCCCCGGGGAGTTATTACAATGTACCCACCCCAGGGTGATGCGCCGGACCAGGTAACGGACGTAACCTACCGCAGTCCTTTAGAGATTTTTTTAGGAGGCTTGCAGAGTGTGGGCTCAAAAGTTGGGCTGCTGACATACGCTGTAGCAGGCGGCATGCTGGTGTGGGTGGGCTTTTATACGAACACTAGTTATTTGCTGGTGGCCGCCATGCTGGTTTCACCGTTCGCCGGGCCAGCCATGAACGCTGCCCTGGGAGCAGCCTCAGGAAAAGGCGGGCTGCTTAAACAAAGCTTGTTGCGCTATTTTATGGCCATAGGCGCCGCCATCTTAGTCACGTTTATACTTTCATTTCTGATAGGCCAGCAGCACGCTACCCCTATGATGGTGAACGTGAGCCACATTTCGCAGGTGACTATCTTGTTACCGTTGGCAGCTGGTGTAGCAGGAGGTATCAACTTGATTCAATCGGAGCGGGATAGTTTGGTTTCCGGCGCGGCTGTGGGTATGCTGGTGGCAGCCTCGCTTGCGCCTCCTACCGGGCTGATTGGTATGGCACTGAACTTTGGCAACTGGCAGCTGATACGCAGTGGAGCATTCCTGCTACTCTTTCAGCTGGTAGTCATCCAGTTTACGGCAGCGTTGGTTTTCCGATACCTGGGCAAAGTAACCATCAAAGGTGCACGTTTTGCTGACGGGAAAGAGTCTGTATTCAGGCTCTCCATGCTGGTTTCAGGGCTTATTATTGCAGGCATGCTTTACTGGCAGTTTTCGCGCCAGCCAGCACTGCAAAAGGCAAGCCTTAACACCCAGGTAACAGAAGTCATGCGCAACGAGCTTAAAAAGATGAAGGACATCGAAACCATAGAAGCTAGTGCCCGCTTTACCCGCGGCACACTGTCTAACTTAAATCCTGTTATTTGCGAGCTGTACCTCTATAACCGTAATGAAGCGCTTTCAGACGAACAGGTGAAGGAAATGGTGCGGGATGTGTTGCATAAACGCATCAAAGCAGAAAACTGGAACGCAGATCCAATGTTCGATATTACAATTTTGAACTATGCGGGCAAGGACAAAGAGTAG
- a CDS encoding SixA phosphatase family protein — protein MKRHLLQQFLVPLLMLLSVACRQSTVGQEGALSVVDPVDNNAEPTEIYLVRHAEKDISNPDNQDPDLTPAGLARAEALRALLQGQQVDALYATKYVRTQSTLKPLADERKLEVQEYDAHDFNGLKNRILQQHRGQTVVVSGHSNTVLPIIEAMGAKRPVADISEQEYDYLFKVTLAPDGTATVETDHYGKAGK, from the coding sequence ATGAAAAGACATTTACTACAACAGTTTTTAGTACCTCTGTTAATGCTGCTTTCTGTAGCATGTCGGCAATCCACAGTGGGGCAGGAGGGAGCCCTGTCCGTGGTAGACCCTGTTGATAACAATGCAGAGCCAACAGAAATTTACCTGGTGCGTCATGCTGAAAAAGATATCTCAAACCCGGATAACCAGGACCCTGACTTAACACCAGCAGGTCTGGCACGTGCAGAGGCACTGCGCGCGTTATTGCAGGGGCAGCAGGTAGATGCCCTTTATGCCACAAAGTATGTCCGTACCCAGAGCACACTCAAACCTTTGGCAGACGAAAGAAAGCTGGAAGTGCAGGAGTATGATGCTCACGATTTTAATGGTTTGAAAAACCGTATCCTGCAGCAGCACCGTGGGCAAACAGTGGTGGTATCAGGCCACTCAAACACGGTGTTGCCAATTATAGAGGCAATGGGGGCAAAGCGACCTGTAGCAGATATATCAGAACAGGAATACGACTACCTGTTTAAAGTAACACTGGCACCCGATGGTACGGCAACCGTAGAGACAGACCATTACGGTAAGGCTGGTAAATAA
- a CDS encoding tetratricopeptide repeat protein: MLSISKVLLCASVFLTAIPVFAQHPNEVAEVRQKLQQERQQAMEVSISPAQKATRLLDLGAWQEAKHVLQSASASTGVKLAQARLAILENRFSQAEALVKEVLQENPQEREARLLQSKLQVQAWELEKALATANQLLKRNAQDEDAALLVGRVLMLQKKYGEALEWARKVQRWNRNNADAWLLESDVHFWNQKPELAEQPLINSLSLNPFNADARFNYGYAIWRRVDATQLHNMAAQWELALELNPLHYVTHWHWGNGHTNLTYADYAQADDEQVRQELKAADRLLSENKVAEALAEAAHVQQKYKNSVLPAMLRGSAFYMAFDMNRQARLDSAQAVFQGILQKKKHYGPAHNALAAVIKQKQLTYLHNYDSLQQVVLQTVIADPENFARVFPDVAYYPGDEVQQMVWSQLYESIVYFPFLSKQGEKFVIPPLHIDLAIAMGSPYFRQATTFDNRQWMDIRGVGSGAAAIEYVVRGSYLERNVVLHEYVHLFHQRVFTDAEKREVRRLYNQAMEQGRTLDYYSANNEHEYLAQTYPAYFEPVKVHPLNHKSINTTADLKAKDPELYTFLDGLVARQRAYLSGDKQAMASNWAQVYVNLAQKAQRRDDLQQAIVYLDSALVWNKNYQPALLAYAGVAQHQKKYKEAQAWLEQAKRIDASYAPIYLAEAELLEIMKRRGKLNAHDALMSQIALYKKAADLEDDLLMRAESNERFREFFVDYGMVPEAIAVAEAYVAHAPTVSTYLRDRRDEAMAYASWLKGTTSLNPEAVQELKRLVTLKPQNYELRRQYADVLATQGKYKEAFETLEEAQRILTAAGSPRADFMVRMAAYQLQLEDKNAAQQVAQPLLDNELSLPMQERHLLVSVLATLGHKDKAKAIIKQLPKPETVVQEAQIQSARGRMYEAKGKINSAVRVYENSLLLYPYQLEIRQRLVRLLQQKGRMQDAENVAQAGVQLAQA, translated from the coding sequence ATGCTTTCTATTTCTAAAGTACTGCTCTGCGCGTCTGTTTTCCTGACGGCCATTCCTGTTTTTGCCCAGCACCCCAATGAAGTAGCGGAGGTTCGCCAAAAGCTACAGCAGGAGCGCCAGCAGGCAATGGAAGTAAGCATTAGCCCGGCGCAGAAAGCAACACGCCTGCTGGATTTAGGTGCCTGGCAGGAAGCAAAGCATGTGCTGCAGTCTGCTTCTGCCAGCACGGGGGTAAAGCTGGCGCAGGCGCGGTTAGCTATACTGGAGAACAGGTTTAGCCAGGCCGAAGCACTGGTAAAAGAGGTGCTGCAGGAGAACCCTCAGGAGCGTGAGGCACGGCTGCTGCAAAGTAAGCTGCAGGTACAGGCTTGGGAGCTGGAGAAAGCACTGGCTACAGCTAACCAGTTGCTAAAGCGTAACGCACAAGACGAGGACGCCGCTTTGCTTGTAGGGCGTGTGCTGATGCTTCAAAAGAAATATGGTGAGGCCTTGGAGTGGGCCAGGAAAGTACAGCGTTGGAATCGCAACAATGCTGATGCCTGGCTACTGGAGTCTGATGTACACTTCTGGAACCAAAAGCCGGAGCTGGCTGAGCAGCCGCTTATCAACAGCCTCAGCCTGAACCCATTTAACGCCGATGCCCGCTTTAACTACGGCTATGCCATCTGGCGCCGTGTGGATGCGACGCAGCTTCATAACATGGCGGCACAATGGGAACTGGCTTTGGAGCTGAACCCACTGCATTACGTGACCCACTGGCACTGGGGCAACGGCCATACCAACCTGACCTATGCCGATTATGCCCAAGCAGATGACGAGCAGGTGCGTCAGGAGCTAAAGGCTGCCGATAGATTACTTTCTGAAAACAAGGTAGCAGAGGCGCTGGCAGAGGCTGCACATGTGCAGCAAAAGTATAAGAACTCTGTACTGCCTGCCATGTTGCGCGGTTCTGCTTTCTATATGGCCTTTGATATGAACCGGCAGGCACGCCTCGATTCAGCCCAGGCTGTATTTCAAGGTATCCTCCAGAAAAAGAAACACTACGGACCGGCGCATAATGCACTGGCCGCTGTGATAAAGCAAAAGCAGCTCACTTACCTGCACAACTACGATTCGCTGCAGCAGGTAGTACTACAGACAGTAATTGCAGATCCTGAAAACTTCGCCAGGGTATTTCCGGATGTTGCTTATTACCCTGGCGACGAAGTACAGCAGATGGTGTGGTCGCAGCTGTATGAGAGCATCGTGTATTTCCCCTTTTTATCGAAACAAGGAGAGAAGTTTGTCATTCCTCCACTGCATATAGACCTGGCTATTGCTATGGGCTCCCCATATTTCCGGCAAGCTACAACTTTTGATAACCGCCAGTGGATGGACATCCGGGGTGTAGGCAGTGGGGCTGCGGCCATTGAGTATGTGGTGCGCGGTTCTTACCTGGAGCGCAACGTGGTACTGCATGAGTATGTACACCTGTTTCATCAGCGTGTTTTTACGGATGCTGAGAAACGCGAAGTACGTAGGCTTTACAACCAGGCTATGGAGCAGGGCCGCACGTTGGATTATTACTCTGCCAATAATGAGCACGAATACCTGGCACAGACCTACCCAGCCTACTTTGAGCCGGTAAAGGTGCATCCGCTTAACCATAAGTCCATCAACACCACGGCAGACCTCAAAGCCAAAGATCCGGAACTGTATACATTTCTGGACGGGTTGGTGGCACGGCAGCGAGCTTATTTATCCGGCGATAAGCAGGCAATGGCCAGTAATTGGGCGCAGGTATACGTAAACCTGGCACAAAAGGCTCAGCGACGGGACGACTTGCAGCAAGCAATAGTATACTTAGATAGTGCCCTGGTGTGGAATAAAAACTACCAGCCTGCCCTGTTGGCTTATGCCGGTGTAGCCCAGCATCAGAAAAAGTATAAGGAGGCGCAGGCTTGGCTGGAGCAGGCTAAGCGTATAGACGCAAGCTATGCACCCATATACCTGGCAGAGGCAGAGCTGCTGGAAATCATGAAGCGCCGTGGCAAGCTGAATGCCCACGATGCACTCATGAGCCAGATAGCGCTTTATAAAAAGGCTGCTGACCTGGAAGATGACCTGTTAATGCGAGCAGAGTCGAATGAAAGGTTTCGGGAGTTTTTTGTGGACTATGGCATGGTGCCCGAGGCTATTGCTGTGGCCGAAGCTTATGTAGCGCATGCTCCAACTGTTTCAACATACCTGCGTGATCGTCGGGATGAGGCTATGGCTTATGCCAGCTGGTTAAAAGGTACTACAAGTCTAAACCCGGAGGCGGTACAGGAGCTGAAAAGGTTGGTGACACTGAAACCGCAAAATTATGAATTGCGCAGGCAGTATGCCGATGTGCTGGCTACCCAGGGTAAGTATAAAGAAGCTTTTGAAACACTGGAGGAGGCGCAGCGCATTTTAACGGCTGCTGGCTCGCCACGTGCTGACTTTATGGTGCGTATGGCGGCCTACCAGCTGCAACTGGAGGATAAAAATGCCGCTCAGCAGGTGGCGCAGCCCCTGCTGGATAATGAGCTTAGCCTGCCGATGCAGGAGAGGCATTTGCTGGTGTCTGTACTGGCAACACTGGGGCACAAGGATAAAGCTAAGGCCATTATAAAGCAGCTCCCAAAACCGGAAACTGTTGTGCAGGAGGCACAGATACAATCCGCCCGAGGCCGCATGTATGAAGCGAAAGGAAAAATTAACAGCGCTGTTCGTGTGTATGAAAATTCCCTTTTGCTGTACCCTTACCAACTGGAAATACGGCAGCGCCTGGTGCGCCTGCTGCAACAGAAAGGACGCATGCAGGATGCCGAGAATGTGGCACAGGCCGGCGTACAGTTGGCTCAGGCATAG